The region TTGActtcattaaatattcaaacatttcagaacgtttagaaaaaaattacattaacatccatcttcaccaaaattaaccctgaacaagaacaaaaacaagaacaaaaatatccatcttcaccaaaattaaccaaaaaatacataaacaagACTACATAAACAGGTCATCCTCTTAAGCAAGCTCCGGTGCGCGATAAACACAAAACTCCATCTTGATCATACCGTCAGCAAAAAATTCGTGGTCACTATCAAGAAGGAACCCTGAAAAAGAACGATAGTAATTGCCGGTGCCTTGAATGTTCTGGGTAGTACTGTGAAACTTGTGACTTGAGTTGGCATTCACTTCAATTTCATAGGGGCAGCATCCAGCTTGTGACGGTGCAAGACAACAGATTGTAAGAATATTCCCATAAGAACACGTTGTGTTGTTCAGAACAAACACAATGTCTGTGTTTTCCTCTTGGAGAATAAAGAAATTATCATTCAGCCGAACAGAAACAGGGAATTTACGACAAAAAACAAACGGCTTCACAAAATCTTTATGCATCACTTTACAGTGAGCATAAATCATTTCAGAGGTTCCCTTAACATTGCAAACTTCAATGGGGCATGAGCACTCTATGAAAGAACAGAACTTTTCGTGGTTGCTCTTTTCGGGGTACCTCACAGTTGCTGGGCATCCATAATTCTTGAACGAGCAACAAACTCTCAAAGAGTCAGCAACATCTTCAAGAATCCGGTTCCTCATTCTTCTGATAGGCAGGGTGCAAGAATGGCACTTCTGAGTCTTCTCCGAGCATGAGTTGCATGTTGCATGCCCATTTTCACACTAAATATAGTTAcagaaaaaatacaattattaaacaatacaattacagaaataaataacagtaaacggtaaagataaataaatgggTAAAAACCTGAATAATTGGAGTTGTTAAGGGTTCACAGCATATTGGGCAATCCATGAGTTCCATATTAAGTGAAGACACAACAATATTATCGGACATCTTCTGGTTTTTCTGAGAATAAGAACAATTTGTGTAATCTGAAATGGTTGAATCAGTTGCTGTGGTTGcctatttaaataagttacCATCATGACTCTTCAATTTCTTTACATGCCCTTTGTGTTAGTGGTTGTGGTTAACGAAGAGGCTGCATTGGAACAATACAACTGATGGAACGGGTGTAATGAAAGGGTTTCTTGGAAAACCCATTGCTAATCTTTGCCAttaagttttcatttttttggcggTTTATTTCTCTGTGAAGTCTAATATAGCCCTTGACATTTCGACCAATTATGAAAGACAGCACCTgaacttatatttaattatgaaagaCAGCACCTGCACTTAAATTATGTAATCAACGACAGTactgtaatttaaatttttgaatcacACAAAGTTTTCCCAACAAGCAAATTAAATGAGTTTaagataatacaaaaaattattggAACGCAGTTTACTAACAACACTGCACAAACACAAGCCATTGTCACTTAATAGAAAATGCATCATTTTTTCTTCAAACAAGCAACGGATAAACTGCAACCGGCAATTGTAAATGCCACAAAAAAACCAAGCCTCATGATCTTGTTTTTCCTCTCCATGTCTGAGCACTTGACTTCCATCAGCTTGACGTGTTTCTTCAGAGTGTTTATCTCCATAAGTTGCAGACCACTATCCTGGATCATAAGCACATTTTCTTCGTGGTACATCTCAATGGACTCCTTCAATCCCTCGAAGGCCTCATTAAGTTGCTCCAGTTCGTCAGTTTTAGCCGCCACCTGAGTATGGGCATGAACTAGTTCCAGTAGAGCTTTGTTGCGTTCTTCAGTCATGCCATTAACCTCACTTTTCAAATTCCTGACCATCGTCATCTGATAGGCCATGTCGTTATCCACCCACGCAAAAAAATCGCATTGATTCTGTGTAGTGTAGGTCAAACGACAGTTAAATGGCAACAAATGAagattaagttttaaaaaaatacttacatTTCTCTTCGAAATGCCGTAAAATCTAAAATACTTACATTTCTCTTCGAACAGCCGTAAAATCTCCGTCCTGGATTTCGTTCGGTGGAGGAAATCTGCATACGGCATGGAATTCCACAGTCGCACACAACTTGTTTAGCTTGTCCTTCCATTGTCGTTGTGTCTTGGGAGTGGAGATCTATGGGAAGGCtggtaagaaaaaaaatgagacgAGGGTTTTCAGAAAGGGGTTGAGTGTTCAGTTGAATAATGTGTTGCACCTTCATTTATGCAGGGTTCAGATTTGCTTTTCGTTGTCAGGTGTGACAGATGTCCCTTTTTTAATTACCAACGAacctttattgttttaattatcaAGATTAAGTACTTTAAGTGATAGTTCATTAAAAGTTGAAGTACCATGGTTGATCCTGAAATAAAAGAATGAGTACCGTGGACGATATTTAAAACATAGGATAAGTACCTTAGGTGATTATGTAAAATGTTGACCTTATCGTTGCTAAAAAACAATAGACAAACATAAACTGTTATAAACTGTTATAGACGTGACACCTTTCCATTTGTGTCGATTTTAGGGTTCTTTCTTGTGTCGATCTCCTAATTATGGCCGAAGGATTTTCAGAAGAGGATTATGTAGATGGATTCCCTGTGTGCAATGTTCCTAAATGCAAATGCGGATTGGAGGCGAAGGTCATGGTGTGTTGGACTGAAAAGCATCCTGGGAGGCGATTCTTTCGATGTCCAAATGCTAAGGTTAGTTGTATGAAATTCTTCTTCTTGTGTAAAACGACAATTTTTTGGGTTTCTGATTTGGGTCATTTGGATATTAGGGTTTGTAAAACGGTAATTTTGGGGTTTCTGATTTGAGTCATTTGGATATTAGGGTTTTATTCAatgtgtttgtattttttatatggCATTTTCTAAAGCCAACTGTTGTGTATAGATGCGGGTGAATCGATGCCCCTTCTTCATGTGGTATGACGAGGAATATGCTCCTCACCTGAAGCACATGTTGTATACTATGAAGAGATCAAATGGAGAGCTACAGAAAGAAGGGGAAAAGCTCAGAGGAGATGTATTCGAGCTGAAGCATTTGATTGACAGAGCAAGTATAATTGATGCAATTGAAGTGGAGGACGAGCTTCTTAAAGCTGCTAACAAAATTGAGGGGATGGAGCTGGAGCTAACAGACTTGTATGCTGCAAATAGGGGACTGCAGATGGAGATTAGAGAATTGAAGAATGAACTCACAGCTGCTCGGATTAGAGAAAATAATAGGGGAACTGAAGGCTTATAAATCATTTGTGAAACTTGTCTTATTGATCGTTTTATTATGTAACTCAACTTTTCTGGTGTTAATTTCGATTCTGAAGTCTTTAGTAGAGTACTTTTATATTAAGAATTTTCATGTCTGTACACTGATTCAAGAATTAATTACATAACATTCCTAAGTTTCATAACATTCCATTCCTAAAACAACCACAACATTGTGGCTCAAAACAATCAAAAGCATGGTTCAAAATACTGCCTATGTGCACCACAATAataattagcaaaataactACCACTAATCCATGTTCCAGCACTACGTTTTTTTGGATCTCTTCCTCAGGATGTTCATGTATCTAGAGGGAACATCTTTAGCTCTCTGCTTCCCTTTTCCTTTTTCAGCTTGCGTCGGGATAGGTTGGGACGGAGCTCCATCGTCAACACTGCTCCGTTGGCTGTTGAAGGCATTCTCTTCTGCATCACCTGGGTGGTTCTGGTCTGGTTGGCCTTGGTCAGCAAGCGGAGGTTCCGCCGGAACTGCTTGATCCACAAATGGAAAGGTGTCACGTCTACTCGGTGACCTATGAACGACTTGACTTGTACCCTGCCATGGAAAGACACAGacccaaaataaaattaaaggaataataaaccaaaaaactaaaaacaacaaaaccacACATTCACTTACATCCATCATCCAGCGGAGGGTGACTGGAGAGTCATGAAGCACAGGTTCTCGTTCAGCAGACTGACCACCAGGCTCTCTTTCAACAGACTGACCACCAGGCACTCTTTCAGCTGACGGACCACCAACCTCATGAGTTGACTGACCCCCACTCCTCTTTAGGCAACCCCTCTTATTGTGTCCATATTGACCACATAAACTGCACGTCATTCTCATATTTCCTTTCCTTGGCAACTTTTCCCTACCTGCAGCGGCTTCCTTGGCTTTTTCAACCCTTTGTTTCTCTAGTTCCTCCGCCTCTTTTTTCCTGGCCGTTGGTATTCTGCCCCTCTTCTTCTTATGTACTGGGGACGGTGGGAGTATGATATTAGCCGGCTCAGGGTCTGTTTCCCACATGTCTGGCCCATTCATAGGGTTGATTACATAGCTGTATACCCTCTGATACGTAGCTACACTGTAGCAATCATCCACAAACTCTTCAGGCCGTTGATTATTTCCATATATGCATGGTGTAGCGTGCGAACATGGGATTCCACTAAGCTGCCACCTTCGACATGTGCATGTTCTGTTAGCCAAATCAACCACGAACTGGCCCCCTGGGCCCTCTACCTGCCACTGAGGGCTACCACCAGGATCTGCGGTGAACTTCCAACCATAATCAATGATTTTAGCAAGCTTCTTTCTGATCTTTGGGCACAGCTCACCCTCCATGTTTCCCCCAAACTTCTGCTTGTCATTAATCCTCTTCATAAGCTGCGTCCTTATCATTTCGAACATTGTCAACACTGGCTTCTCTCTTGCAGCAAGTATGTACTTGTTGAATGCTTCAGCCAGGTTGTTTAGGAGGATATCACACTTAACTTCCTCTTTGAACAGCGCTCTACACCAGTGTTTCCTGTCCCTCTCTTTGATCCATTTGTAGCCAGCGTCATGTTTGTCTTCCAGAGCTTTCATTGCTCTATCCATGGCTGCTTTGTATGTTGCTGTTCCAATGTTCCAGATGAAGGGCTTCATGTGTTGCGTGTGAAATGTGCTCCTGAAATTGGCCCACAAATGCCTCCAGCAAAATCGATGCTCTGAATATGGGAACAACTCCTTCACAGCATTCAACAAACCCTGCACAAGCGCACGAAATATAATCACCCATGCAATCAATAACACACCCTATAGTTTGTACATTATTCACCAAAGGACCCTGATCTTAATGTAAAAAATCTAATACAGCACATTAATCAAGATAGGATTGTACCTTTTGTTTATCGGACATGAAAACAGCGGCATTCGTAAGGTGCAGATCAACTGATAGTAGCCCAATAAACCACATCCAGGTCTCCGTGTTCTCCGTTTTAACCCAGGCATATGCTAAGGGGTACATACAGTCGTTTGGATCAATCCCTGTTGCAGAAAGAAGTTGACCCCCGTATTTACCCTTCAACCAGCACCCATCCAGACAGACAATCTGTCTCATCCCATTCACGAAGGCCTGCTTCAACCcatcaaaacatacatacattcCCTGGAACTTCCCCCTTGCTTCTTTAAACTCCACCGTGCTGCCTGGGTTGGTTCTCAAAACCTCCCTCTTATAGTCATACAGCTTCTCATATTGCCGGTCTTCATCACCCTCCAATTTGTCCAATGCTGCCCTTCTTGCTCTTCTTGCCTGCTGAATGCTTATTGATTGTTTTAGGTCCGTCTgaatcttcttcacaaacacttCAGACTTATATTCAGGATCGTTTCTAAATTCTTCTAAGTACTTGTCGGCGAGGACTGCACTAGTCAGGTGGAAGTTTTTGCTCACTTTAGGACATGTATGGCGCAGATCAAGGGTCTTCACTCGGAATGTGTTGTCATTGGGATCTTTGAGGTGCAGCTTTGAGGCAAACACGTAGAACTTACATTTGCTCTTTGAGTAGCACTTTGCCCTCACCCTTGTTATCTCATTTACAGGGAAGTGCAGTTGGTACCTGTGGTGTATCCCCCACTCACGGCAGGCCTTCTTAAACTGCTCCCTGTCAGTGAACAACATCCCAATAGAGAAAGTTGGACCCTCATGGTCGTGGTCTTCATCAAACACATTAAAATCCTCCCCCTCTTCTTCTGAATCTGAAATAGATCTATTACCATCAGACTCTACGTACTCTGAATCACCACCCACAGTGTCCTGGTGAATTGTTCTGTCAACACCACCAGACTCAAATTGGGCTTTACCTTTGGGTCTCCCACCAGCCCTGTTCTGCGAAGCACCAATATTCTCTTCGTTCTCTTCATCCTGTTCATTCTCTTCATTCTCTTCAGGCAACTGACCGTTTGACCTCAACTCGGTAGTCAAATCTTCATCACCATCCAAGATGTCATAATCAGGATCCACAATGTACTCATCTAGATCATCATCCCAATCTTCAACTTCAACCCATTCATGTGAATGATGAAGCTCTTCTTCAGTGGGCATCGGTGGCTGGTCTTCACTTTGCCTTTGCGGTAGTTCCCTGTTCTGGTCCTCAAATAAACCCTCAAAAGGGGGCTGATGTTGGGTCTGGAAGAAATTGTCGAAGTCCACATCTTGAGTTTGTTGAGTAGGACCCTTATCATGCAGCCCCTCTACCTCATCCATGTGCGGCCCATCGTCAGCCCCTAAATCCTGAGCTTCCTCATGTGGCCCCTGAATTGGAACTTCTTCCTCTTGTGGCCCATGCTGTTCACTAGCCCCAGCCTCAACCCCATTCACTTGCCAATCTTCAGCAGCCCCAGCCTCAGCCTCAGCCAAATCCATAGCCACATCCATAGCCTCAGCCTCAGCCCCATCCATAGCCTCAGCCTCAGCCCCATCCATAGCCCCAGCCTCAGCTTCAGCCCCATCCACAGCCCCAGCCTCAGCCCCATTAAGTTGGCAATCTTCAGCAGCCCCATCCCCCTTATCATGGCAATCTTCATCAGCCATCTGAACGCTTGCCTCTTCATTTGCCCGCTCACCAGCAACCTCATCATTCCCAGTGTCAGTTTGTCCCAAAAAATCTGCCCCTTCATTCCCCTGAGCCTGCGTATTTCCCTGGACCATAGAAGCCCCTTCACTTACATATTCACTTACATATGGACTCATCCATGACCACCCACTTTCTGAAGGACCTTCACCAACAGCCTTGGTACCCAGTGGTTTACTCCCACCAGCCTTGGTAGCCAATGGTTTACCCCTTACTTTTTTCACGGGAGTGGGATACACATAAGCTAAATCTTTGGGATTTGGTATCTCCTCAATTACAACATGTGGGGGCGAGGGGGGCGGAGGGACTAAAGCCTCAATGTCTTTAACGGTCAGTTTCCTAACATAGACATCCACTTCTCCGTCCCTCTTCCCAGCACTTGCCATTTCCATAGCATCATCGTCGTGATTTATCGGTCTAATCCAATCATGAAATTCCTTGTCTTTTTCTTTCCAGTAATAATCAACTAAGCCCTCaactttttctcttttcatCCATCTATCTAATTTCTTCATAGTCATACCAGACACAGAATAAACGCCGGTGGACACTTCCCCATCATGGTAACCCCATTCCCCCAATGCCCCATTAATGTGAAggttgatttgaaaaaattcaaaacctgGTGACACTGCAAACAgacaaatatttaaacacaCCAACAACCAtcaagcaacacaaaaataatagtaaatgcCAACCAACAGAAACGTGAAAACAATAAACAACTCGTACAaagattaaacaaatcaaaccaactaGTGGTCCTACAGCagtaaacaaacataaagcaactTGTAGTCCTATGTCCAAAAGCGGCTAATAAATCAAAGCATAgaataacaaacatttacagaaaCCAAAGTACTATGTGGTCCTACATACCTTCCACCACTTCGTCACTATCGCTCTCATCCATTAAACCCCATCCAGCAGTTCCAGGTGGTCCCGTTCGTTCTCTTTCCTTtgattttccttttcctttctttctcatttttgtAATTCTTTCACTATAAAAACCTGTGACACAGAGAACGTAAATACACCACGTTAatcaaaccctaaaccacatgAACCAGATAACAAGAGTAAAAATCAATCTTTCTCACTctaaatttatgttttgttccttcgttattttttcttcttcacaatGCAAAAACACAGAAAGCACGGAAGATGAACAGGCAATCGACGAGACAATGGCGGTGTGAAAATGAGAGTTTCAGAAGAAAAAAGGGAAGAGAATGAGTTTCAGAAGAAAAAAGGGAAGAGAAGAGAAGGATGAAAGAGTATGTcagaaagaagatgaaagagAGATAAAAGTTACCGagcggttaattttttttttgattttaaaatttgaaaagtcaacCGGCATGTCAGAGAGAGGGACTGTTGCAACTGACAGAGGACAGGTCACGTGGGTCGACAGGTGGCGAGGAAAACGCATGCAAACGATTAAATCGTTGGCGGCGCCgcgattttgtgttttttttttcagaagggccgtgaatggcgccgccataaaggtcagggggtttagtgaagcttttgaaaggtgagggggtttagggaagcttagtgcaaaggtcgaggaccgtccaTGATTATTAGCCGCTATTAACTGAACAAATTAGGTCATACCTTATTAGAGAGACTATATAAACACAAAAACCCTAAATCTTCTACTCCAGATGAAGTGAGATAATCTGAAATCAGATTTAGATTTGGATTTAGAACTTGAAATCACGAACTGAGATTTGAATCTAGATCTAGAAATCACGAACTGAGAATAGGAATTAGATCTTGAAATCACGAACTGAGATTTGGATCTAGATTTTAAAATCACGATCTGAGAGAAGCTGAGAGCAGATCAGATTAGTTTTTGTGTGAGAGGTTTGTAATCGAGAAACGCAGAGAGATCAGGAGAGTTTGAATTTTGCCGGAGCTTGGAAAGATTTTGcgcttttgttttttttttaaagatgttgcgcttttgttattttaaatttctatgtTTTCAGCTGTTTCTAATGAACGAcgatttaatattttgtttttaattatgattaaggaCCCATTGTTTATTTTAGTAGGCTATTGTCATTATTTAAAGACCTAAACATTTTAGTCTCTAAAAATTTCgtccttaaaaataaaaaagagacctAAACATTTTAGTCTCTAAAAATTTCGTCCTTAAAATTTCGTCCTTAAATTAACAACCGATCGCGCCCTCTAACGCGTCTCAATTTTGATCCAACAGTCAACTTTTTCTTGTGCAATGCATATCCAAAAAagagcccgatccgacggtgcaattgggagatatgaatattttatcaaaacatgtcagattcagaaggcacacgaacacatcatcgattataaaccggatacaaatcaaatcgtcaTCGTAAACCCACACGACACatgtgacacatacaagatacaattcaaaccccaaacaaagtgtTAATCTTGCTAATTCCACCATAAACAATCTGAAACCAAGTCGGAAATACAACGAGACCATGACGAAAAAACACGAGATACGACATGATATTTTTTCTAGCCATCCGTAAATTAAACTGAAAAGCttgtataattattataaaatatatcagTGTCTCATATATAtagtttttgttttgaaaattacattattattattctatTACACACATAATGTAAGCATAACAGAAAAATATGCaaaatatatgtttatataaaagaattatatgaaTGCACATTTCGACTTTTGAAttccaattaaatttttattttaaaatagggtCAGttccaataaaataccaaatgtTTGCGGATTTATtcagttataaccaaatctttcaaaatcagTCAGTTTATTCCATTTGATATACTTGAAATCTTTTCTAGCCATTGTTGAATCAAACCGAAAATTTATTATTCGTGAATATACTAAACTAACcaattttaaatgatatatgatatttgaaaccttttctagcgaaatcaatcaaaatcagTTAGTTTAACCCATTCAcgaatatcaaatttttcaatttaattcacGAATCGCTATAAAAGATTTCAAATATACCAAATAGGTTAAACTAGctgattttgaaaagt is a window of Mercurialis annua linkage group LG2, ddMerAnnu1.2, whole genome shotgun sequence DNA encoding:
- the LOC126668165 gene encoding uncharacterized protein LOC126668165, which encodes MRKKGKGKSKERERTGPPGTAGWGLMDESDSDEVVEVSPGFEFFQINLHINGALGEWGYHDGEVSTGVYSVSGMTMKKLDRWMKREKVEGLVDYYWKEKDKEFHDWIRPINHDDDAMEMASAGKRDGEVDVYVRKLTVKDIEALVPPPPSPPHVVIEEIPNPKDLAYVYPTPVKKVRGKPLATKAGGSKPLGTKAVGEGPSESGWSWMSPYVSEYVSEGASMVQGNTQAQGNEGADFLGQTDTGNDEVAGERANEEASVQMADEDCHDKGDGAAEDCQLNGAEAGAVDGAEAEAGAMDGAEAEAMDGAEAEAMDVAMDLAEAEAGAAEDWQVNGVEAGASEQHGPQEEEVPIQGPHEEAQDLGADDGPHMDEVEGLHDKGPTQQTQDVDFDNFFQTQHQPPFEGLFEDQNRELPQRQSEDQPPMPTEEELHHSHEWVEVEDWDDDLDEYIVDPDYDILDGDEDLTTELRSNGQLPEENEENEQDEENEENIGASQNRAGGRPKGKAQFESGGVDRTIHQDTVGGDSEYVESDGNRSISDSEEEGEDFNVFDEDHDHEGPTFSIGMLFTDREQFKKACREWGIHHRYQLHFPVNEITRVRAKCYSKSKCKFYVFASKLHLKDPNDNTFRVKTLDLRHTCPKVSKNFHLTSAVLADKYLEEFRNDPEYKSEVFVKKIQTDLKQSISIQQARRARRAALDKLEGDEDRQYEKLYDYKREVLRTNPGSTVEFKEARGKFQGMYVCFDGLKQAFVNGMRQIVCLDGCWLKGKYGGQLLSATGIDPNDCMYPLAYAWVKTENTETWMWFIGLLSVDLHLTNAAVFMSDKQKGLLNAVKELFPYSEHRFCWRHLWANFRSTFHTQHMKPFIWNIGTATYKAAMDRAMKALEDKHDAGYKWIKERDRKHWCRALFKEEVKCDILLNNLAEAFNKYILAAREKPVLTMFEMIRTQLMKRINDKQKFGGNMEGELCPKIRKKLAKIIDYGWKFTADPGGSPQWQVEGPGGQFVVDLANRTCTCRRWQLSGIPCSHATPCIYGNNQRPEEFVDDCYSVATYQRVYSYVINPMNGPDMWETDPEPANIILPPSPVHKKKRGRIPTARKKEAEELEKQRVEKAKEAAAGREKLPRKGNMRMTCSLCGQYGHNKRGCLKRSGGQSTHEVGGPSAERVPGGQSVEREPGGQSAEREPVLHDSPVTLRWMMDGTSQVVHRSPSRRDTFPFVDQAVPAEPPLADQGQPDQNHPGDAEENAFNSQRSSVDDGAPSQPIPTQAEKGKGKQRAKDVPSRYMNILRKRSKKT
- the LOC126669689 gene encoding uncharacterized protein LOC126669689, whose protein sequence is MEGQAKQVVCDCGIPCRMQISSTERNPGRRFYGCSKRNNQCDFFAWVDNDMAYQMTMVRNLKSEVNGMTEERNKALLELVHAHTQVAAKTDELEQLNEAFEGLKESIEMYHEENVLMIQDSGLQLMEINTLKKHVKLMEVKCSDMERKNKIMRLGFFVAFTIAGCSLSVACLKKK
- the LOC126668164 gene encoding uncharacterized protein At4g04775-like; amino-acid sequence: MAEGFSEEDYVDGFPVCNVPKCKCGLEAKVMVCWTEKHPGRRFFRCPNAKMRVNRCPFFMWYDEEYAPHLKHMLYTMKRSNGELQKEGEKLRGDVFELKHLIDRASIIDAIEVEDELLKAANKIEGMELELTDLYAANRGLQMEIRELKNELTAARIRENNRGTEGL
- the LOC126668163 gene encoding E3 ubiquitin-protein ligase SINA-like 10; this encodes MSDNIVVSSLNMELMDCPICCEPLTTPIIQCENGHATCNSCSEKTQKCHSCTLPIRRMRNRILEDVADSLRVCCSFKNYGCPATVRYPEKSNHEKFCSFIECSCPIEVCNVKGTSEMIYAHCKVMHKDFVKPFVFCRKFPVSVRLNDNFFILQEENTDIVFVLNNTTCSYGNILTICCLAPSQAGCCPYEIEVNANSSHKFHSTTQNIQGTGNYYRSFSGFLLDSDHEFFADGMIKMEFCVYRAPELA